From a region of the Lactuca sativa cultivar Salinas chromosome 4, Lsat_Salinas_v11, whole genome shotgun sequence genome:
- the LOC111898563 gene encoding photosystem I reaction center subunit III, chloroplastic — protein MAFTISTSFFQPLEISKSSQFGSKLKVITSNNIVCSGATEDKSNEKGSLKAWSAALALSSILVSSTIPALPASADISGLTPCKESKQFAKREKQSLKKLESSLKLYAPESAPALAIKATMEKTKRRFDNYGKQGLLCGSDGLPHLIVSGDQRHWGEFITPGILFLYIAGWIGWVGRSYLIAIRDEKKPTMKEIIIDVPLASSLVFRGFIWPVAAYRELLNGELIDPSV, from the exons ATGGCTTTCACAATCTCCACAAGCTTCTTCCAACCACTCGAAATCTCCAAATCCTCGCAGTTCGGATCCAAATTGAAGGTGATCACCAGCAACAACATCGTCTGTTCTGGTGCAACAGAAGACAAAAGCAATGAAAAGGGATCGTTAAAAGCCTGGTCGGCAGCTCTCGCTCTCTCTTCCATCTTGGTTTCGTCGACTATCCCGGCGCTTCCAGCCTCCGCCGACATCTCCGGACTCACTCCGTGTAAAGAGTCCAAACAGTTCGCCAAGAGAGAGAAGCAGTCGCTGAAGAAGCTTGAAAGCTCTCTCAAGCTTTACGCCCCCGAGAGTGCTCCTGCACTTGCTATTAAGGCTACAATGGAAAAGACCAAGCGCAG ATTTGACAACTATGGAAAGCAAGGATTGTTGTGTGGATCTGATGGGCTTCCACACTTGATAGTGAGTGGAGATCAAAGGCATTGGGGAGAGTTCATTACACCAGGGATTCTGTTTCTGTACATTGCTGGATGGATTGGGTGGGTTGGAAGGAGTTATTTGATTGCTATTAGGGATGAGAAGAAGCCTACAATGAAAGAGATCATCATCGATGTTCCATTGGCTTCAAGTTTGGTATTCCGTGGGTTTATTTGGCCAGTTGCTGCTTATCGTGAGTTGTTGAATGGCGAACTTATTGACCCATCTGTCTAA